The following proteins are encoded in a genomic region of Glycine soja cultivar W05 chromosome 17, ASM419377v2, whole genome shotgun sequence:
- the LOC114392886 gene encoding uncharacterized protein LOC114392886, producing MGMGETPPHQPAPVPPTGLLMKRCKFIWRLLLLSNLALGAYLFASAKPRDSMEINRRTAQKSHKGKASVEVSPEPTTSSIDFNYDDFLVPVTTPVKVQAPIPEEQQREIFQWMLEEKRKLKPKNPVEKKTN from the exons ATGGGAATGGGTGAGACTCCCCCACATCAACCTGCACCTGTGCCTCCAACTGGGTTGCTCATGAAGCGCTGCAAGTTCATTTGGCGCCTTCTTTTGCTCTCTAATCTCGCGCTTGGAG CTTATCTATTTGCAAGTGCAAAACCAAGAGATTCGATGGAGATTAATAGAAGAACAGCACAAAAATCGCATAAGGGAAAAGCCAGTGTTGAAGTTTCTCCTGAACCCACCACAAGTTCAATTGATTTCAATTATGATGATTTCTTAGTGCCTGTCACAACACCTGTGAAAGTGCAGGCTCCTATTCCTGAAGAACAACAACGTGAAATTTTCCAGTGGATGctggaagagaaaagaaaactgaaaccTAAGAACCCTGTAGAGAAAAAAACAAACTGA
- the LOC114392346 gene encoding GATA transcription factor 21-like isoform X1 codes for MIPAYRHSVSSVMPLDLNEDQNHEFFSPTHHPSSSFSSLSSYPILFNPPNQDQEARSYYWEPTKQYLPSHEEETEKIIPSSGSWDHSVAESEHNKATVWKKAEERNENLESVAAEDGSLKWMPAKMRIMRKMLVSDQTDTYTNSDNNTTHKFDDQKQQLSSPLGTDNSSSNNYSNHSNNTVRVCSDCHTTKTPLWRSGPRGPKSLCNACGIRQRKARRAMAAAAASASGNGTVIVEAKKSVKGRNKLQKKKEKKTRTEGAAQMKKKRKLGVGSAKASQSRNKFGFEDLTLRLRKNLAMHQVFPQDEKEAAILLMALSYGLVH; via the exons ATGATTCCAGCCTATCGCCACTCAGTATCTTCTGTTATGCCTCTGGATCTTAATGAAGATCAAAACCACGAGTTCTTCAGTCCAACTCACCACCCTTCCTCTTCGTTTTCTTCTCTATCTTCATATCCTATTCTCTTCAACCCGCCAAATCAAGATCAAGAAGCTCGATCATACTACTGGGAACCAACAAAGCAGTACTTACCAAGTCATGAAGAAGAG ACTGAGAAGATTATTCCTTCTAGCGGATCATGGGATCACTCGGTGGCAGAAAGTGAGCACAATAAGGCGACAGTTTGGAAGAAAGCAGAAGAGAGGAATGAAAATCTTGAATCAGTTGCTGCTGAAGATGGTTCGTTGAAGTGGATGCCTGCCAAGATGAGAATTATGCGGAAGATGTTGGTGTCGGATCAAACTGATACATATACTAATTCAGACAACAACACTACGCACAAGTTTGATGATCAGAAACAACAACTGTCGTCACCGCTTGGAACTGAtaacagcagcagcaacaactaTTCAAACCACAGTAACAACACTGTTAGGGTTTGTTCTGATTGCCACACCACCAAGACTCCTCTATGGAGGAGTGGACCAAGAGGCCCCAAG TCACTTTGCAACGCCTGTGGGATTCGACAAAGGAAGGCAAGACGAGCCATGGCAGCTGCTGCGGCTTCTGCATCGGGAAATGGAACAGTAATTGTGGAAGCTAAGAAATCTGTGAAGGGACGGAACAAGTtgcagaagaagaaagagaagaagacaaGAACTGAGGGTGCAGCACAGATGAAAAAGAAGCGGAAGCTTGGAGTTGGATCAGCAAAGGCATCTCAAAGTAGAAACAAGTTTGGTTTTGAGGATTTGACGTTGCGCTTGAGAAAGAACTTGGCTatgcatcaagttttccctcagGACGAGAAGGAGGCTGCGATCCTTCTCATGGCTTTATCTTATGGCCTTGTTCATTGA
- the LOC114392346 gene encoding GATA transcription factor 21-like isoform X2, whose protein sequence is MPLDLNEDQNHEFFSPTHHPSSSFSSLSSYPILFNPPNQDQEARSYYWEPTKQYLPSHEEETEKIIPSSGSWDHSVAESEHNKATVWKKAEERNENLESVAAEDGSLKWMPAKMRIMRKMLVSDQTDTYTNSDNNTTHKFDDQKQQLSSPLGTDNSSSNNYSNHSNNTVRVCSDCHTTKTPLWRSGPRGPKSLCNACGIRQRKARRAMAAAAASASGNGTVIVEAKKSVKGRNKLQKKKEKKTRTEGAAQMKKKRKLGVGSAKASQSRNKFGFEDLTLRLRKNLAMHQVFPQDEKEAAILLMALSYGLVH, encoded by the exons ATGCCTCTGGATCTTAATGAAGATCAAAACCACGAGTTCTTCAGTCCAACTCACCACCCTTCCTCTTCGTTTTCTTCTCTATCTTCATATCCTATTCTCTTCAACCCGCCAAATCAAGATCAAGAAGCTCGATCATACTACTGGGAACCAACAAAGCAGTACTTACCAAGTCATGAAGAAGAG ACTGAGAAGATTATTCCTTCTAGCGGATCATGGGATCACTCGGTGGCAGAAAGTGAGCACAATAAGGCGACAGTTTGGAAGAAAGCAGAAGAGAGGAATGAAAATCTTGAATCAGTTGCTGCTGAAGATGGTTCGTTGAAGTGGATGCCTGCCAAGATGAGAATTATGCGGAAGATGTTGGTGTCGGATCAAACTGATACATATACTAATTCAGACAACAACACTACGCACAAGTTTGATGATCAGAAACAACAACTGTCGTCACCGCTTGGAACTGAtaacagcagcagcaacaactaTTCAAACCACAGTAACAACACTGTTAGGGTTTGTTCTGATTGCCACACCACCAAGACTCCTCTATGGAGGAGTGGACCAAGAGGCCCCAAG TCACTTTGCAACGCCTGTGGGATTCGACAAAGGAAGGCAAGACGAGCCATGGCAGCTGCTGCGGCTTCTGCATCGGGAAATGGAACAGTAATTGTGGAAGCTAAGAAATCTGTGAAGGGACGGAACAAGTtgcagaagaagaaagagaagaagacaaGAACTGAGGGTGCAGCACAGATGAAAAAGAAGCGGAAGCTTGGAGTTGGATCAGCAAAGGCATCTCAAAGTAGAAACAAGTTTGGTTTTGAGGATTTGACGTTGCGCTTGAGAAAGAACTTGGCTatgcatcaagttttccctcagGACGAGAAGGAGGCTGCGATCCTTCTCATGGCTTTATCTTATGGCCTTGTTCATTGA